From Apium graveolens cultivar Ventura chromosome 9, ASM990537v1, whole genome shotgun sequence, the proteins below share one genomic window:
- the LOC141685564 gene encoding uncharacterized protein LOC141685564, giving the protein MAESSKSKERQGQLGLSYPMLTKTNYTAWAMKMRVFMQAHNVWEAIDPKDPKANVDDKVDKRALAMIYQGISEDLLLTLAERKIAKEAWEAIKTVSLGAEKVKKAKAQTLKSEFESLNMKDSENLDDFCMKLNGLVANIRALGETIGEEYVVKKLLRAVPSKFLQIASAIEQFGDLEKMSVEEVIGSLKAHEERISGQVDSKEGQQLLLTEEEWSKRESDSGGKLLLTHEEWLKKSSRSGQQFGNDHRERDNQGGHGRFDRSKVKCFNCGGYGHFAAECKKIKEKQIATG; this is encoded by the coding sequence ATGGCAGAGTCAAGTAAGAGTAAAGAACGGCAGGGGCAGCTAGGTCTGAGTTATCCTATGTTAACAAAGACTAACTATACTGCGTGGGCGATGAAAATGAGAGTTTTCATGCAAGCACATAACGTGTGGGAAGCAATTGACCCTAAAGACCCAAAGGCCAATGTGGACGACAAGGTAGACAAACGAGCTTTGGCCATGATTTATCAAGGTATTTCAGAAGATTTGCTGTTGACACTCGCAGAACGGAAAATCGCAAAAGAAGCATGGGAGGCGATTAAGACGGTTTCGTTGGGTGCTGAGAAGGTTAAGAAAGCTAAAGCTCAAACTCTTAAATCTGAGTTTGAGTCTTTAAATATGAAAGATTCTGAGAATTTAGATGATTTCTGCATGAAATTAAATGGTCTGGTAGCGAATATCAGGGCACTTGGAGAGACAATTGGAGAAGAGTATGTTGTAAAGAAATTGCTAAGGGCAGTGCCATCGAAATTTCTGCAAATTGCTTCAGCTATCGAACAATTTGGAGATCTCGAGAAAATGTCAGTTGAAGAGGTAATCGGTTCTCTAAAAGCACATGAGGAACGAATATCTGGTCAAGTGGATAGCAAGGAGGGACAACAACTCTTATTGACTGAGGAGGAATGGTCGAAACGTGAGAGTGACAGTGGAGGAAAGCTCTTGCTCACACATGAAGAATGGTTGAAAAAATCCAGTCGAAGCGGTCAGCAGTTTGGAAATGATCATAGAGAAAGGGACAATCAAGGTGGTCATGGCAGGTTTGACAGGAGTAAAGTAAAGTGCTTTAATTGTGGTGGCTATGGACATTTCGCAGCTGAATGTAAAAAAATCAAGGAGAAACAGATTGCAACGGGGTGA